Proteins from one Gemmatimonadaceae bacterium genomic window:
- a CDS encoding thioredoxin domain-containing protein, producing the protein MIEFSDLECPFCRAFHETLEPVARKLGSRLHHEFMHFPIPAHRLAMPAARAVECARAQDRATAMVDVLFALQDSLGVKPWADLADSADVSSPGELFECFRDPTPVARIERDIALGQKLGVRGTPTVIVNGWRFAGTPREPLFSQTISYLLEGKDPFPKRLSHAP; encoded by the coding sequence GTGATCGAGTTCAGCGACTTGGAGTGCCCGTTCTGTCGAGCTTTCCACGAGACCCTTGAGCCCGTGGCGCGAAAACTCGGGTCGAGGCTTCATCATGAGTTCATGCACTTTCCCATTCCAGCGCATCGACTTGCTATGCCCGCCGCGCGTGCGGTGGAGTGCGCGCGGGCGCAAGATCGAGCGACCGCGATGGTCGATGTCTTGTTCGCGCTTCAGGATTCGCTCGGTGTGAAGCCGTGGGCAGACTTGGCCGACTCGGCAGACGTGTCGAGTCCTGGCGAGTTATTCGAGTGTTTTCGAGATCCAACGCCCGTTGCGAGAATCGAAAGGGACATTGCGCTAGGTCAGAAACTGGGCGTGCGAGGAACGCCGACGGTCATTGTCAACGGATGGCGCTTTGCCGGTACACCCAGAGAGCCGTTGTTTTCGCAGACCATTTCTTATCTGCTGGAAGGAAAAGATCCGTTCCCCAAGCGACTGTCGCACGCGCCATGA